The Vibrio tubiashii ATCC 19109 genome has a segment encoding these proteins:
- the menC gene encoding o-succinylbenzoate synthase yields the protein MRSAKLYRYELPMDSGVILREQKLKQREGFVVELTLDGELGRGEIAPLPGFSMETMDDVYSQLVEQLALWQQGQAFNFDELYPSVAFGLSMAELELNKQLPEQGCFQAAPLCSGDPDELLPKLNAMTGEKVAKIKVGLYEPIRDGMLVSLFLESIPDLTLRLDANRAWTAEKAQQFAKKIAPSLRGRIAFIEEPCQAPGDSFSFAIDTGIAIAWDETLQHAIRKDDFKLEDLNGAKAIVIKPTLIGSIERCIELIDKAKSLGIKAVVSSSIESSLGLTQLARLAHWQLPEEVPGLDTVGLFAQQLEVPWPGCELPVASLSDQALIWQS from the coding sequence ATGAGATCAGCCAAACTGTATCGCTATGAATTGCCGATGGACAGTGGCGTGATACTGCGTGAACAAAAGCTCAAGCAGAGAGAAGGATTTGTCGTTGAGCTAACTCTTGATGGTGAGCTTGGTCGAGGTGAGATTGCGCCTTTGCCTGGTTTTAGCATGGAGACGATGGACGATGTCTACTCGCAATTGGTCGAACAACTGGCTTTGTGGCAACAAGGGCAAGCGTTCAACTTTGATGAGCTCTACCCATCGGTCGCCTTTGGCTTATCAATGGCGGAATTAGAGCTTAACAAACAGCTGCCAGAACAAGGCTGCTTTCAAGCTGCACCGCTATGTTCTGGTGATCCAGACGAACTCCTGCCTAAGCTGAATGCCATGACGGGTGAGAAAGTGGCCAAGATTAAGGTCGGTCTGTATGAGCCGATTCGTGATGGGATGTTGGTCAGCCTTTTCTTAGAGTCGATTCCAGATTTAACACTTCGTTTGGACGCTAATCGAGCTTGGACAGCTGAAAAAGCACAGCAATTTGCCAAGAAGATTGCCCCTTCGTTGCGTGGCCGCATCGCCTTTATCGAAGAGCCATGCCAAGCACCGGGAGACAGCTTTTCTTTTGCGATTGATACAGGCATTGCGATTGCTTGGGATGAAACGCTGCAACATGCGATCCGCAAAGATGACTTCAAGCTAGAAGACCTCAATGGTGCGAAAGCGATTGTGATAAAGCCGACTCTGATAGGTTCGATTGAGCGCTGTATTGAATTGATTGATAAAGCCAAATCACTGGGCATTAAAGCAGTAGTCAGTTCTAGCATTGAATCTAGCCTTGGTCTAACTCAGCTAGCAAGGTTAGCGCACTGGCAACTTCCAGAAGAAGTACCGGGACTGGATACCGTGGGGCTGTTTGCTCAGCAGTTAGAAGTTCCATGGCCGGGTTGTGAACTGCCTGTCGCAAGCTTGTCTGATCAGGCTTTAATCTGGCAGTCGTAA
- the menB gene encoding 1,4-dihydroxy-2-naphthoyl-CoA synthase translates to MAKTVGISEEELYAPVNWNDCTGEYEDIQYHKSEDGIAKITIARPQVRNAFRPQTVKEMINALADARYDEGVGVIILTGLGEKAFCSGGDQKIRGDYGGYQDDSGTHHLNVLDFQRQIRTCPKPVIASVAGWAVGGGHVLHMMCDLTIAAENAQFGQTGPKVGSFDGGWGASYMARIVGQKKAREIWFLCRFYDAQEALDMGLVNTVVAVEDLEKETVRWCRETLQHSPMALRCLKAALNADCDGQAGLQELAGNATMMFYMTEEGQEGRNAFNEKRRPDFNKFPRNP, encoded by the coding sequence ATGGCAAAAACAGTCGGTATCTCAGAAGAAGAACTATACGCTCCAGTTAACTGGAATGACTGCACAGGTGAATATGAAGATATTCAGTACCACAAATCCGAAGATGGTATCGCTAAGATCACTATCGCTCGTCCTCAAGTACGTAACGCTTTTCGTCCTCAAACCGTTAAAGAGATGATCAATGCTCTGGCAGACGCACGTTACGATGAAGGGGTTGGCGTTATTATCCTTACCGGCTTAGGTGAGAAGGCATTCTGTTCTGGCGGTGACCAGAAGATTCGTGGCGACTACGGCGGCTACCAAGATGATTCAGGTACTCACCACTTAAACGTTCTTGATTTCCAACGTCAAATTCGTACGTGTCCAAAGCCAGTGATCGCATCGGTTGCAGGTTGGGCAGTGGGTGGCGGTCACGTACTACACATGATGTGTGACTTAACGATTGCTGCAGAAAATGCTCAATTTGGTCAAACTGGCCCTAAAGTAGGCTCATTTGATGGCGGTTGGGGCGCGTCATACATGGCTCGTATCGTCGGCCAGAAGAAAGCTCGAGAAATTTGGTTCCTATGTCGTTTCTACGACGCGCAAGAAGCACTTGATATGGGGCTAGTTAACACAGTTGTCGCAGTAGAAGATTTAGAGAAAGAAACGGTTCGCTGGTGTCGTGAAACCCTACAACACAGCCCAATGGCACTTCGTTGCTTGAAAGCGGCGCTGAATGCAGACTGTGATGGTCAAGCAGGTCTTCAGGAGCTAGCAGGTAATGCAACTATGATGTTCTACATGACTGAAGAAGGTCAGGAAGGTCGTAATGCGTTTAATGAGAAGCGTCGTCCTGACTTTAATAAATTTCCACGCAACCCTTAA
- the menH gene encoding 2-succinyl-6-hydroxy-2,4-cyclohexadiene-1-carboxylate synthase — MLYSHASSNLNPTSTVIVFLHGLLGSGLDWKETQSYLSHYSVISIDLPGHGHSALENCCNFKHCCDQISDTLLTHVTPHQPIVLVGYSMGGRIAMSGVASGYFSALNIQSLIVEGGNFGLQNDSDKQQRWQNDSQWANRFCNEPIEQVLSDWYQQPVFSSLNHAQRQKLIDKRSANLGPSVANMLEATSLAKQDYLLDALKHSGIKTHYICGEKDNKFSQLAKRSGLSFSQVAKAGHNVHIEQPQAFANIVKTQLNTIG, encoded by the coding sequence ATGCTTTATAGTCACGCTAGCTCAAACCTCAATCCAACAAGCACAGTGATCGTATTTTTACATGGCTTGCTGGGTTCTGGTTTGGACTGGAAAGAAACGCAATCTTACTTATCTCACTACTCTGTTATTTCCATTGATCTTCCGGGACATGGACACAGCGCATTAGAAAATTGTTGCAATTTTAAGCACTGCTGCGATCAAATATCTGACACTCTTCTTACCCATGTGACGCCACATCAGCCTATAGTATTGGTTGGCTACTCAATGGGCGGTCGTATTGCGATGTCTGGTGTAGCTAGTGGCTACTTTTCTGCCCTGAATATTCAGTCGCTTATTGTTGAGGGTGGCAACTTTGGTTTGCAAAACGATTCTGATAAGCAGCAAAGGTGGCAAAACGATAGCCAATGGGCAAATCGATTTTGCAACGAGCCTATTGAGCAGGTATTAAGCGACTGGTATCAACAGCCAGTATTTAGTTCGCTAAATCATGCGCAAAGACAAAAACTGATAGATAAACGCAGTGCTAATCTAGGCCCATCGGTAGCGAACATGCTCGAGGCTACATCGCTTGCGAAACAAGACTATTTACTCGATGCCCTGAAGCATTCAGGGATCAAAACTCATTATATATGTGGCGAAAAAGACAATAAGTTTAGTCAGTTGGCCAAACGAAGCGGTTTGTCTTTTAGCCAAGTTGCGAAAGCGGGGCACAATGTTCATATTGAGCAGCCACAAGCTTTCGCAAATATTGTTAAAACTCAGCTGAACACCATTGGTTAG
- the menD gene encoding 2-succinyl-5-enolpyruvyl-6-hydroxy-3-cyclohexene-1-carboxylic-acid synthase codes for MSGSPYSIEQAVVNRIWCQTILEELSRFGVSEVCVAPGSRSTPLTLEADENPNLTLHTHFDERGLGFLALGLAKASRKPVAVVVTSGTAVANLLPAIAEAKLTGEKLVVLTADRPVELVGCGANQAINQSGIFSSHVTASLELPSPSLTTPLKWLLTSVDNVMHSQAKVGCAVHINCPFPEPLYSAQDKSIYQDYIETVSSWWQSNTTYTRQLSAGIEQQIHFSDFADKKGAIVLGSVTLSEARLAKQLAEKLGWPLLSDPQSGVTSAWAHYDLWLQNGERSELLNQCELVLQIGSRIVSKRLNQWLVDQVEQRNAQYHYLAPSADRNNQSHLMQTHHVADIKSWLQVCIESIPVLCNTESGWANELTEVSQQVANLAALHLNADSSLDEIELALSVNLVAKQAQIFLGNSLFVRLVDMFSGLDDYAVYSNRGASGIDGLIATASGVVRANQQPTLVYIGDTSLLYDINSLALLTHEKTPVVVVVTNNDGGAIFDLLPVPEQQKQSLYQMPHGYDFECAAKQFKLSYSKPETLAHYTHMVNDHLRHGEGALLVEVQTPPEQASSQLKEFIQQIHAL; via the coding sequence ATGAGTGGTAGTCCATACTCAATCGAGCAGGCGGTGGTAAATCGCATTTGGTGTCAGACTATTTTGGAAGAGCTATCGCGCTTTGGGGTCAGTGAGGTTTGCGTTGCTCCAGGCTCACGTTCAACTCCATTGACCTTAGAAGCCGATGAAAATCCTAATCTGACTTTGCATACCCATTTTGATGAGCGTGGTTTGGGCTTTCTTGCGCTTGGATTAGCGAAAGCAAGCCGAAAACCTGTTGCTGTGGTGGTAACTTCCGGTACAGCTGTCGCGAACTTGTTGCCAGCGATTGCAGAGGCGAAGCTCACTGGTGAAAAACTGGTGGTGTTAACGGCAGATAGACCGGTCGAGTTGGTTGGATGCGGAGCTAACCAAGCGATTAATCAATCGGGGATATTCTCGTCGCATGTCACTGCATCGCTTGAGTTGCCAAGTCCCTCTTTGACAACACCTCTGAAGTGGTTACTTACTTCCGTTGATAACGTCATGCACAGTCAAGCGAAGGTAGGCTGCGCAGTGCATATCAACTGTCCTTTTCCTGAGCCCTTGTATAGCGCTCAAGACAAATCAATTTATCAAGATTATATAGAAACGGTTTCGAGCTGGTGGCAGAGCAATACCACCTATACTCGCCAGTTGTCAGCTGGTATTGAACAACAGATCCACTTTAGTGATTTCGCTGATAAAAAAGGCGCGATTGTTCTTGGTAGCGTTACCTTAAGTGAAGCGCGATTAGCAAAGCAGTTAGCCGAAAAGTTAGGTTGGCCGCTATTGAGCGATCCTCAATCGGGGGTGACTTCCGCTTGGGCTCATTACGATCTATGGCTCCAAAATGGCGAACGCTCGGAACTACTTAATCAATGTGAATTGGTATTGCAGATCGGTTCAAGAATCGTGTCGAAGCGCTTAAACCAGTGGCTTGTTGATCAGGTTGAGCAGCGTAACGCGCAGTATCATTACCTTGCGCCAAGTGCCGATAGAAACAACCAATCGCATTTGATGCAAACTCATCATGTTGCTGATATTAAATCTTGGCTACAGGTCTGTATTGAGTCAATTCCAGTACTCTGTAACACGGAATCTGGTTGGGCGAATGAGCTGACGGAAGTGTCTCAGCAGGTTGCAAACCTAGCTGCGCTCCATCTCAATGCCGATTCCTCACTCGATGAGATTGAACTTGCGTTAAGCGTTAACCTAGTTGCCAAGCAGGCACAGATCTTTCTAGGCAATAGCTTGTTTGTACGTTTAGTCGACATGTTTAGTGGTCTTGATGATTATGCTGTCTATAGCAATCGCGGCGCTTCTGGCATAGATGGGCTAATTGCGACGGCATCAGGTGTAGTGCGAGCCAACCAACAACCGACCCTAGTGTATATTGGGGATACATCGCTGCTTTACGATATCAATTCACTTGCGCTGCTTACTCACGAAAAAACACCTGTTGTGGTGGTTGTGACTAACAATGATGGCGGTGCAATCTTTGATTTACTGCCTGTACCAGAGCAGCAAAAGCAGTCACTCTATCAAATGCCACATGGCTATGATTTTGAATGTGCCGCCAAGCAGTTCAAACTGAGTTACAGCAAGCCAGAAACCTTAGCTCACTACACGCATATGGTAAATGACCACTTACGTCATGGTGAGGGAGCATTGCTGGTTGAAGTGCAAACACCTCCAGAGCAAGCGTCTTCTCAATTGAAAGAGTTTATCCAACAAATTCATGCTTTATAG
- a CDS encoding isochorismate synthase — MSYFHQAVAELIERVKEAEDGVNRLVQVLEEKPDFAFIDWLEAQPLFPKFYWQSRDTREEVVALGQLHTFVEPAPAYTILADDQRIWGGRSFDGHTGKNHRCMSSFFFLPQIELIRFDQQWSLAVNLNAEKHRTLASLYKLQLEVSPILPVSSHIETIQHTPEKEQWSQLVDKVLTGIKNDEFKKVVLARKTEVNLDRPLCASQLLKASYLQNHHSFHFLLSLDKKHSFLGSTPERLYARQGQELYTEALAGTIGRGTNASQDMELANWLSNDIKNLNENQYVVDDIIERLTPHSEHVEVEQEARLVRLRKVQHLKRSIHAHLNKGVNGVQLLSALQPTAAVAGLPREESMAFIQEHEPFARGWYAGSMGFISHQRAEFCVAIRSALVLNDQVQLFAGAGIVPGSIAENEWLELDKKMSTLLSLISDNPPLGVAS, encoded by the coding sequence TTGTCATACTTTCATCAAGCCGTAGCTGAACTGATTGAACGCGTAAAGGAAGCAGAAGATGGTGTAAACCGTCTGGTTCAAGTTCTTGAGGAAAAACCTGACTTTGCATTTATAGATTGGCTGGAAGCGCAGCCGCTATTTCCAAAGTTTTACTGGCAATCTCGTGATACTAGAGAAGAGGTTGTTGCACTAGGACAGCTGCATACGTTTGTCGAACCTGCGCCTGCCTATACTATTCTCGCCGACGATCAGCGCATTTGGGGAGGTCGTTCCTTTGATGGTCATACAGGTAAGAATCACCGTTGTATGTCCTCTTTTTTCTTCTTACCGCAAATTGAACTGATCCGTTTTGATCAGCAATGGTCACTCGCGGTGAATCTTAACGCCGAAAAACATCGCACTTTGGCGAGCTTATATAAGCTGCAGCTTGAGGTTTCCCCTATATTGCCAGTCTCTTCGCATATAGAAACGATCCAGCATACGCCTGAAAAAGAGCAGTGGTCACAGTTGGTAGATAAGGTACTGACTGGCATCAAAAATGATGAATTCAAGAAAGTGGTTCTTGCGCGTAAAACCGAGGTGAATCTCGATAGACCGCTGTGCGCATCTCAGCTACTGAAGGCTAGCTATCTGCAAAACCATCACAGTTTTCACTTTCTACTCTCACTAGATAAGAAACACAGCTTTTTAGGCTCGACCCCAGAGCGTTTGTACGCGCGTCAAGGTCAGGAGCTTTATACTGAAGCGCTTGCAGGCACCATTGGGCGCGGCACTAATGCCAGTCAAGATATGGAGCTGGCGAACTGGTTGTCGAATGACATTAAGAACCTTAATGAAAATCAGTATGTGGTCGACGATATTATTGAGCGCCTAACTCCACATTCTGAGCATGTTGAAGTAGAGCAAGAAGCAAGGTTAGTTCGCTTACGTAAAGTGCAGCACTTAAAACGCAGTATTCATGCTCATCTCAATAAAGGGGTTAACGGGGTGCAATTGCTTAGCGCTTTGCAGCCAACTGCTGCCGTTGCCGGATTACCACGTGAAGAATCCATGGCGTTCATTCAAGAGCATGAACCGTTTGCTCGGGGCTGGTATGCAGGTTCAATGGGCTTTATTAGTCATCAAAGGGCGGAGTTTTGCGTCGCTATACGCAGTGCGCTAGTACTCAACGATCAAGTTCAGCTTTTTGCTGGAGCTGGAATTGTTCCTGGTTCTATTGCTGAAAATGAATGGCTGGAGCTCGATAAAAAAATGTCGACGTTACTGTCTTTAATTTCTGACAATCCTCCATTGGGAGTAGCTTCATAG
- a CDS encoding pyridoxal phosphate-dependent aminotransferase: protein MQNIGMSSKLDNVCYDIRGPVLKHAKRMEEEGHKILKLNIGNPAPFGFDAPDEILVDVIRNLPTSQGYCDSKGIYSARKAVVQHYQRKGIRSLDVEDVYVGNGASELIVMAMQALLNNGDEMLVPAPDYPLWTASVALSGGKAIHYMCDEEADWYPDLDDIKSKITPKTRGIVLINPNNPTGAVYSRDFLLEVIEIARQHKLIIFADEIYDKVLYDGATHTSVATLTEDVLVVTFNGLSKAYRVCGFRGGWMFLTGPKHQAQGYINGLDMLSSMRLCANVPMQHAIQTALGGYQSINELILPGGRLLEQRDKAFELINQIPGVSCIKPKGAMYLFPKIDTKMYNIKDDQKMVLDFLIQEKVLLVQGTGFNWPKPDHFRIVTLPHVEDLEMAIGRFERFLSTYSQ from the coding sequence ATGCAAAATATCGGGATGTCGTCAAAACTCGACAATGTCTGCTATGACATTAGGGGTCCTGTACTCAAACATGCTAAGCGCATGGAGGAAGAGGGGCATAAAATACTGAAATTGAACATCGGTAACCCTGCCCCATTTGGCTTCGACGCCCCAGACGAAATTTTGGTTGATGTAATCCGTAATCTGCCAACTTCGCAAGGTTACTGTGATTCAAAAGGTATCTACTCTGCCCGTAAAGCGGTGGTTCAACATTACCAACGTAAAGGTATACGCTCTCTTGATGTCGAAGACGTCTACGTAGGTAACGGTGCATCAGAGCTTATCGTTATGGCAATGCAGGCTTTGCTAAACAATGGTGACGAAATGCTCGTCCCTGCGCCTGACTACCCACTCTGGACCGCATCTGTTGCTTTATCCGGTGGTAAAGCCATTCACTATATGTGTGATGAAGAAGCGGATTGGTATCCAGACCTAGACGACATTAAAAGCAAGATAACGCCAAAAACTCGCGGCATTGTTCTGATCAACCCAAACAACCCAACAGGTGCGGTTTACAGTCGTGACTTCTTACTAGAAGTCATTGAGATTGCCCGCCAGCACAAGCTGATCATTTTTGCCGACGAAATTTACGACAAGGTTCTCTATGATGGTGCGACACACACATCGGTAGCGACCTTAACAGAAGATGTGCTAGTCGTGACTTTTAACGGTTTATCAAAAGCTTATCGTGTTTGTGGTTTCCGTGGCGGTTGGATGTTCCTTACAGGACCTAAGCATCAAGCTCAAGGGTACATCAATGGTCTCGATATGCTTTCATCGATGCGCCTGTGTGCCAATGTGCCGATGCAACATGCTATCCAAACCGCATTAGGTGGCTATCAGAGTATTAACGAACTGATCCTGCCTGGTGGGCGTTTGCTAGAGCAGCGAGACAAAGCTTTTGAGCTAATCAATCAAATTCCTGGCGTCTCTTGCATTAAGCCAAAAGGTGCCATGTACCTTTTCCCGAAAATCGACACCAAGATGTACAACATCAAAGACGATCAAAAGATGGTGCTCGACTTCTTGATTCAAGAGAAAGTACTGCTGGTCCAAGGAACAGGCTTCAACTGGCCGAAACCGGATCACTTCCGCATTGTGACCTTGCCGCATGTCGAAGATTTGGAAATGGCGATAGGTCGTTTTGAACGCTTCTTATCAACTTATAGTCAGTAG
- the yfbR gene encoding 5'-deoxynucleotidase, with protein sequence MPNSNPKESHFFAHLARMKLIQRWPLMRSVSTENISEHSLQVAFVAHALAVIKNKKFGGTLNPERIAILGMYHDTSEVLTGDLPTPVKYYNPEIAKEYKKIEAAAEQKLLSMLPEEFRDDFAPFLVSQSAHTEDAAIVKQADTICAYLKCLEELSAGNHEYALAKKRLDITLQERRTPEMDYFLHTFAPSFELSLDEIS encoded by the coding sequence ATGCCAAACAGTAATCCAAAGGAAAGTCACTTTTTTGCTCACCTAGCGCGTATGAAGCTGATTCAGCGTTGGCCTTTGATGCGTTCAGTCTCGACGGAAAACATCTCAGAGCATAGTTTGCAGGTCGCGTTTGTTGCCCACGCGCTAGCCGTGATCAAAAACAAAAAGTTTGGTGGAACGTTAAATCCGGAGCGAATCGCTATCCTTGGTATGTATCACGACACCAGTGAAGTGCTTACTGGGGATTTACCGACCCCCGTCAAATACTACAACCCAGAGATAGCCAAAGAATACAAAAAGATCGAAGCTGCGGCAGAGCAAAAACTGCTCTCTATGCTGCCTGAAGAGTTTCGCGATGATTTCGCGCCCTTTCTAGTCTCTCAGTCTGCCCATACCGAAGATGCCGCCATAGTGAAGCAAGCAGACACCATCTGTGCCTACTTGAAGTGTCTAGAGGAACTCAGTGCAGGAAACCATGAATATGCGTTAGCCAAGAAGCGTCTTGATATCACTTTGCAAGAGCGCCGCACACCAGAGATGGACTATTTCCTCCATACCTTTGCGCCTAGCTTTGAGCTATCATTAGATGAAATCAGCTAG
- a CDS encoding LysR family transcriptional regulator, with protein sequence MDLNAITVFAQVVECGSFTHAAEALNMTKSTVSRKLGELEQHLGVRLITRSTRSLMLTPEGERFYQSSQQMLELLNQAELEVSANQDLIRGPLNVVFPVELGQQVLSKYIHQFLADYPHVTLNLELTNREVDIISEGIDLYAQIGELEDSSLISRYLTSSKRVLVASPEYLGKFGQIDSHLDLTEPHRVIEVFNKGARLPKWQLSLEDGFSYLIDLPYQLRVNTITSCLNACIDGLGIAVLPEFICLEHFNSGKLKHLLPQYSMPEVSVSLVYADRQLIPKRKKVFIDYLLDAFHKEHLHTS encoded by the coding sequence ATGGACTTAAACGCTATAACCGTTTTTGCACAAGTGGTTGAGTGTGGAAGTTTCACCCACGCGGCAGAGGCATTGAATATGACTAAATCCACGGTCAGTCGAAAGTTAGGGGAGTTAGAACAACACTTAGGTGTGAGATTGATCACTCGCTCCACACGTAGCCTAATGTTAACGCCGGAAGGGGAACGCTTTTATCAATCTAGCCAACAGATGCTGGAGCTTCTCAATCAGGCAGAGCTGGAAGTGAGTGCTAACCAAGACTTAATCAGAGGACCGCTCAATGTCGTCTTTCCCGTCGAGCTTGGTCAACAAGTGTTAAGTAAATACATTCACCAGTTCTTGGCCGATTATCCTCATGTAACGTTAAATCTGGAGCTGACGAATCGTGAAGTAGATATTATATCTGAGGGCATTGATCTTTATGCGCAAATCGGTGAGCTAGAAGACTCGAGTCTTATTTCAAGGTATCTGACATCATCAAAGCGGGTTTTGGTTGCTAGCCCAGAGTATCTAGGGAAATTTGGTCAGATTGATAGCCATCTCGATCTCACTGAGCCTCATCGAGTGATTGAGGTGTTTAACAAAGGTGCACGTTTACCAAAGTGGCAACTCAGTTTAGAAGATGGATTCTCTTATTTGATCGACTTACCGTATCAATTAAGAGTGAATACCATTACATCTTGCCTTAATGCCTGCATTGACGGATTAGGTATCGCAGTGCTTCCAGAGTTTATCTGTTTAGAGCATTTTAACAGTGGCAAATTAAAACATCTCCTGCCTCAATACTCGATGCCGGAAGTCAGTGTTAGCTTGGTTTATGCCGACCGACAGTTAATACCAAAGCGTAAGAAGGTGTTCATCGACTACTTGTTAGATGCTTTCCATAAAGAGCATCTACATACTAGCTGA
- a CDS encoding HlyD family secretion protein, producing the protein MTENHNAPAMPRKRNKAPLIATAIMLSLGLLGGGYWLTYGQYFESTDNAYLQGDITSISPKVSGYIAKSYITDNQAVKQGDLLVQIDDRDYQAALEQAKAHLTVTEASEHNLVAQQKLQRSQIHQAESQVESAQAEYDRAVQQVARSRSLLKRNYASQDEVDSMLAQQKVTMAQLDEAKASLDAANEQLNVIASEIEQARASVTEAQAGLKQAQLNLDYTKVYAPTDGIIGKRSVREGLLVQAGAPLMSLVPNNAVWIEANFKETQLSGIHKGQKVEVELDAFPGKHLEGVVDSFSPATGAKFALLPPENATGNFTKIVQRVPVKITIPDAKELKGRLLPGLSVIATIDTRG; encoded by the coding sequence ATGACCGAAAACCATAACGCCCCAGCCATGCCTCGCAAACGCAACAAAGCCCCATTAATTGCCACCGCAATTATGCTGTCACTAGGCTTGCTGGGTGGTGGTTACTGGCTCACTTATGGTCAATACTTCGAGTCTACCGATAATGCCTATTTGCAAGGTGATATCACCAGTATCAGTCCTAAAGTTTCAGGCTATATCGCTAAGTCTTACATCACTGATAACCAAGCGGTAAAACAGGGTGACCTACTAGTACAAATAGATGACCGCGATTATCAAGCGGCTCTAGAGCAAGCTAAAGCACACCTAACCGTCACCGAAGCGAGTGAGCACAACCTCGTTGCTCAGCAAAAACTGCAACGCAGCCAAATTCACCAAGCTGAGAGCCAAGTTGAGTCAGCGCAAGCAGAGTACGATCGCGCCGTTCAGCAAGTGGCACGCTCACGCAGCCTGTTAAAACGCAACTACGCTTCTCAAGATGAAGTAGACAGCATGCTCGCTCAGCAAAAAGTTACAATGGCACAACTTGACGAAGCGAAAGCTAGCCTAGATGCAGCAAACGAACAATTGAATGTCATTGCCAGTGAAATTGAACAAGCACGTGCTTCAGTAACAGAAGCGCAAGCAGGGCTAAAACAAGCTCAGTTAAACTTGGATTACACCAAAGTTTACGCACCAACGGATGGCATCATAGGCAAACGAAGCGTTCGCGAAGGTCTGTTAGTTCAGGCGGGCGCACCATTGATGAGCCTAGTACCAAATAACGCAGTGTGGATCGAAGCCAACTTCAAGGAGACTCAACTGAGCGGCATTCATAAAGGGCAAAAAGTCGAAGTCGAGCTGGATGCTTTTCCTGGCAAGCATCTAGAAGGCGTTGTTGATAGCTTCTCTCCCGCCACTGGTGCGAAGTTCGCTCTACTGCCACCTGAAAATGCGACAGGCAACTTCACCAAAATCGTTCAACGTGTCCCCGTCAAAATCACGATTCCTGATGCTAAAGAGCTAAAAGGCCGCTTGCTTCCAGGTTTGTCTGTTATCGCGACCATTGATACGCGAGGCTAG